AAAATCGGGACCATCGACACAAGCGAACTTTGTCTTATCGCCGACCGAGACACGACAGCCGCCGCACATACCGGTGCCGTCGATCATAAGCGGGTTCAACGACACCCAGGTCGGCACTTCGTAGTCGCGGGTCAGATTGGCCACTACTTTCATCATGATAACCGGACCGATAGCCATGATCATGCCGACCTTTTCCTCACCGTCCAGAAGGTTCTTGAGGATGTCGGTGACAAAACCGTGGTGCCCGACCGAACCGTCATCGGTGCATACATGCATCTCATCGGCAACGGCTGAGTGCTCTTCTTCGTAGAACAGGATGTCTTTTGAGCGGGCGCCGATAATCGTGTGTACTTTGTTGCCGGCTTCTTTGTAGGCTTGGGCGATTGGGTAGATCGGTGCGATTCCTATGCCGCCACCGACCAGCACGGCTGTGCCCCAGTTGTCGACATGCGAGGGGATACCCAGCGGTCCGACACAGTCGGAGATTTCACCTGAGTCGGGCACCGTTGTCATTAGGGCTGATGTCTTGCCGACTACTTGGTAGATTACTGTCAGGAGTCCGTTCTCTTTGTCGAGTCCGGCGATGG
The nucleotide sequence above comes from Candidatus Zixiibacteriota bacterium. Encoded proteins:
- a CDS encoding sulfide/dihydroorotate dehydrogenase-like FAD/NAD-binding protein, which gives rise to MPKVIDNTQIGPQVWKMRIEVPRLVAKAKAGQFVILRVNENGERVPMSIAGLDKENGLLTVIYQVVGKTSALMTTVPDSGEISDCVGPLGIPSHVDNWGTAVLVGGGIGIAPIYPIAQAYKEAGNKVHTIIGARSKDILFYEEEHSAVADEMHVCTDDGSVGHHGFVTDILKNLLDGEEKVGMIMAIGPVIMMKVVANLTRDYEVPTWVSLNPLMIDGTGMCGGCRVSVGDKTKFACVDGPDFDGHLVDFDQLTSRLGAYREQEQAAMKRFLENPGCKLAEAVEKFAYPS